In the genome of Variovorax sp. PAMC26660, the window TCTCTCTGTTCAATCTTTGCCTACTTGCAAGAGGCCCAGGGCCACTTCTTGAATGCCGCGATGAGTCCTTCGTATGTGCGCAGCGGGAAATCGTGCTCCACCCAGAGTTCGCGGTACTTCGCGAGCCCCAAGTCCACATAGATGCGCTCCAGGATCGCGTGGATGTTGCGCACCAGGTCCACGCGCTGAATGGTTCCGTGGTCCAGCACCTCGTAGTCGTCCATGGCGGTGATGCCCCAGCTTGCCCAATCGCGATAGCGGCGCAGCTCGAAAGCCAGGTCTTCCTTATCGCCCGTCACCACAAGGTGAACTTCTCCGGGTTCGTCCATGAAGACTGCCGCGGCGTGCTGTGCACCCTTTACCAGGTCGAGCCCCATGCGGGCGAGGTCGCCCAGCGAATCGTGCAGGTATGACACCGCGAAGTCCATGGGACCGGCATCGGCACGAAAGCTCAACGTGGCCCAGCCGGTGCCGCTCAGCACATAGCCGATCCGTTCATGGGTGCGTTCTTCTTCCAACATTTTCTTCTTTCTTTGGAGTGACAACGACGATGCACGCGCATCGGGTCGTTGTCTCTTCTTTCATCACTCAAGGCGCGTTCGGCCGCAGCGTCACCAGCCCGTTGAGCACCTGGTCCAGACCGCCGATCACCGAGATCTTGTCGATCCGTTCCGCCACGCGCTCCAGCGTCTCGAGTTCCTTCATGCGCAATGCGATGGGGCTTCCCTCCATCACCTTGGCGGTGTTCAGCAGCGAGCGCGTGGCCGCGGTTTCCTCGCGGCGGCGGATCACGTTGGCCTGGGCCGACTTCTCGGCCTCCACCACCTGGGCAAGGATGGTCTTCATCTCGCCGGGCAAGATGATGTCCTTCACGCCCACGCTTTCCAGCGCTATGCCCGAACCCTGCAGCCGCTCACGCACCTGCGCCAGCACGGTCTGGTCGATGGCCGCCTTGTTCTCCAGCAGCGCATCGAGCGTCTGCTCGCCCACCGCGGCACGCAGACCGAACTGCAGTTCGCGGTACACATGCTCGGCCGGCTTCGGCATTTGTGCCATCGCCTGCCGCACGTCGACGAAGCGCCACACGGCGGACAGGTTCAGCCGCAGCCCCACCTTGTCGCGGGTCAGGATTTCCTGTCCGCTCACTTCGGCGATCTGCGAACGCAGGTCCACGCAAGTCACCGCCACCTGACGGTTGAAGCGCCAGAAACCGTGGTTGCCCGGAGGCAGCAGTTCCTGCATCTGGCCCTGGAGCGTCAGCACGCCGGCATGGAACTCGGGCACCTGCACCAGCAGCACGCCGTCGAGCCCCTGCACCGCACGCGGACGCAGGGCCACGCTCTGCAACTTCGCCAGCAACTCGGCCGGCAGACGCGCATCGGCCGCCACATCGATCACTTCGACGCGCTGCTCGCGCAGTCCACGCCAGTACAGTTTGCGCGTGGCAGGCGGCAGGATCTGCACCAGCACGCCGTCTTCGTGGCGCAGGCCGGCCTGGGTTTCGCCCAACGACACCTGCACGAACTCGCGCTCGACCAGTTCAGGTTCATGCGCCAGGAAGTAGTCGGCCAACTCGTGCTCGAACACCGGTTCGGCAAGCGAGAAGCGCTCCAGCTTGATGGTGTCGAAGCCCGAGAACACCCGGTGCTTTCCGGGGCCGAGCAGTTGCTCGAAGTCGTCATTGCGCAGCAGCAGCGCGCGTTCGTTCTTCTTGATCGTGATTTGATTGAAACCCAGCATTTTCTTGACTTCCACTCGTTGTGCGGTTCGGTTGTTCGACTCGTTCGTTCATTCAATCCAGGCCCTCGAAGGGCAGGCGGCGGGCACTGCGGTGGGCCAGGGCTGTCGTGCAGCGGTCGCGCGGTTCGGTGGATGCCTGGCGTTGCCACCTGGGCAACGCCGTCACTTCCCTCGCCGTCGATGACTGCACGCAGTTCCTTGCCGCACACACGGTGCGCAAGCCGCCTGCGCTTGGCACGGTGTCGCGCGCCGCAGGGCCTCTTTGCCCTGCGCCACACGCTCCGGTGTGCCGGGGCGGGGAGCTTTCGCTCCATCAGATGGCGGTGCAAGCACCGCCGGGGTTTTTCGCGGGAATCGAACCCGCAACGCCATGTGGTTAGCACGGTGCTCAACCATGAGCAAAACTGAATCAAGTTCAGTCGCCAGCCAGTTCAACCGCGGCATACCGCAAACCCAAGACAGGATCTGGTCTGCGGCACCGGCCCGCTTTCATGCGGGACCTGCGAGCGGATGAACTGCATCCGGACGGAATATCTATTGCAGCAGGCGTGCCAGCTCGTGCAATTTGCTTCCGAAATGCGTTTTCCGCAGCGCAAGTCATTGATGTGGTTGAGAAATTTCCTTTCTCCCCCGTGAGGCTCCGACTCTTCGATCTGCTAGTATTTCCAATATATTTAGAAATATAGCTAGTCTTTTATCCATGAAACCTATCGTCGTCATCGGCTTCCTCGGCACCCAGCTCGATGCCGGCCAGGGCGCGGGCCGCTGGAACAAGTGGCGGCCCACCGTCTCGCTGGCCCAGCACGAAGACATGGTCGTCTCGCGCATGGAGCTGCTCTACACGCTGCGGCACAAGGCGCTGGCCGAGCTGGTCAAGGCCGACATCGTTTCTGTCTCGCCCGAGACCACCGTCAACCTGGTGCCCGTCGACCTTGCCGACCCGTGGGACTTCGGTGAGGTCTACACGCGCCTGTACGACTGGGCCCGCGCCTACACCTTCGACACCGAGCGCGAGCAGTACTGGACGCACATCACCACCGGCACGCACGTCGCGCAGATCTGCATGTTCCTGTTGTCCGAATCGCGCGTGGTGCCCGGTGTGCTGGCGCAGACCTCGCCGCCCAAGCGGCAGCGCGAAGGCGAAGCCGGCAAGTGCACGCTGATCGACCTGGACCTGTCGCGCTACGACGTGATCGCGCGGCGTTTCGATGCGGAGCAGCGCGACGCGGTCGCCTTCCTCAAGAGCGGCATTGCCACGCGCAACGCGCGCTTCAACGCCCTGATCGACGAGATCGAACGCGTGGCCGTGCGATCGCGCGCGCCCATCCTGCTGATCGGGCCAACCGGTGCGGGCAAGTCGTTCCTGGCGCGGCGCATGTTCGAGCTGAAGCAGGCGCGCCACCAGATGACCGGACCGTTCGTCGAAGTGAACTGCGCCACGCTGCGCGGCGACGGGGCCGCGTCTACGCTGTTCGGCCACAAGAAGGGTTCCTTCACCGGCGCGGCGAGCGACCGCCCCGGGCTGCTGCGCACAGCGCACCAGGGCGCGCTGTTCCTCGATGAAATCGGCGAGCTGGGCCTCGACGAACAAGCGATGCTGCTGAAAGCCATCGAAGAAAAGCGCTTCTTTCCCGTGGGCGCGGACAAGGAAGTGGCGAGCGATTTCCAGCTCATCGCTGGCACCAATCGCGATCTGCGCAGCGACGTGGCGCAGGGTCGCTTTCGCGAAGACCTGTTCGCGCGCATCAACCTGTGGACCTACGACCTGCCCGGCCTTGCGCAGCGACCCGAAGACATCGAGCCCAACATCGACCACCTGCTGGCCATTCACGCGGCCGAGAACCACCGCGTGGTGCGCTTCAATGCCGAGGCGCGCGCGGCCTACCTGCGCTTTGCGCAAAGCGGCGAAGCGGTGTGGAGCGGCAACTTCCGCGACCTCTCGGCGAGCGTGACGCGGCTGGCCACGCTGGCGGACGGTGGACGCATTCCGGTGGCGCTGGTCGAGGCGGAAATTGCGCGGCTGCGGTGGCTGTGGAAGCACGCGGGTCCAGTCGCAGCGGCGAGCGATGGCGACATCGATCTGGACACGCTGCTCGGCGATGAACGCGCGGCCGCGCTCGACCTGTTCGACAGGCTGCAACTCGAAGCGGTGGCGCGCGTGTGCCGGCAATCGCGCAGCCTCTCCGATGCGGGGCGCAAACTCTTCCAGGCCTCGCGCGAGCAACGCAGCGTGGTGAACGATGCAGACCGCCTGCGCAAGTACCTGGCAAAGCACGGCATCGAATGGAGTCGCATCGCCAGCGCCTGAGCTATCCTCCGCGCCGATGGCCATCTCCGCATTCGCAGTCAAGGTCCCGGCAGCCGAATCGCTTGTGGGCGAGCTGCGCCGCCGGTATGACGCCACCGTGGCACTCGGCGTGCCGGCGCACATCACCGTGCTTGTTCCGTTCATGGACCCGGCGCTGATCACGCCAGATGTGCTGGCGCGCGCACAGCGCGCACTGGACCACACAGCTTCGTTCTCGTTTTCATTGAACAAGGTCGGTCGCTTTCCGGAAACGGCTTACCTTGCGCCAGAGCCGGCCGGGCCCTTCGTCGCGATGACATTGGCGCTGGCAGATGCCTTCCCCGGCTTCCCGCCGTACGAAGGTGCGTTCGCAGGCGTGATCCCGCATTTGTCCGTGGCGCATGGCCATGCGCTCGATGCGGATGCGGCGGCCATCGAATTGCAGGCACGACTTCTTGCGTCGGGCCCTGTGCATGCGACGTGCACAGAGGTCACGCTGATCGAAAACTCATCCGGCCGCTGGCAAGACCTGCATGTCTTCCAACTGCCCCAAGCCGACACCTGACCCATGCGCAACGTTCTCTTCATCTGCAGCCGCAACCAGTGGCGCAGCCCCACCGCCGAACAACTCTGGCGCCGGCATCCGCTGGTCTCGGCGCGCTCGGCCGGCACCAGTCCGAATGCACGGCACAGGGTGTCCTTCGACGACATCGAATGGGCCGACGTGATCCTCGTGATGGAAGAAAAGCACAAGTCGCGGCTGGTGGCCGAATTCACGCGCATGCTGGAAGGCAAGCCGATCCACGTGCTCGACATTCCGGACGAATACAAATACATGGACCCGGAGCTGATCGAAGAACTTGAACGCTCGGTCGGGTCCATCCTTGAAATTGACTGACAACACATGACAGAAACCTACATCAGCACCGACGTCGAATCCGACGGCCCCATCCCCGGCCCGCATTCGATGCTCAGCTTCGGCTCGGCCGCCTACACGGCGGACAAGCAACTCATCTCCACCTTCAGCGCCAACCTGCACACCCTGCCCGGTGCCGAAGCCGACCCCAAGACCGCCGCCTGGTGGAAGACGCAACCCGAGGCCTGGGCCGCGTGTCGCTCGGACCTGCAGGACCCGGCGCATGCCATGAAGAGCTACGTGAGCTGGCTCAAGGGACTGCCCGGCCGGCCGGTGTTCGTGGCCTACCCCGCGGGCTTCGACTTCATGTTCGTCTACTGGTATCTCATCCGCTTCGCGGGTGAAAGCCCGTTCAGCCATTCGGCGCTCGACATGAAGTCGTTCGCAATGGCGATGCTGAAAATCGGCTACCGCGACAGCACCAAGCGCGCGATGCCGCGGCGCTGGTTCGACAAGCTGCCTCACACGCACGTGGCGCTGGACGACGCCATCGAACAAGGCGCGCTCTTTTGCAACATGCTCGCGGAGAACCGCGCTGCGAAAGACCAGCAGCCATGACCACAGGCCACACAGTCCACCGTTGGTGCAGGCGCGCGCTGTGTACCGTGCCGCTCTTGCTGGCCGGCTGTGTGCAGTCGATGTTCTATTACCCCGACAGCGTGCGCTACGAAACGCCCGACGTGCTGGGCCTTCGCTACGAACCGGTGCAATTCACCAGCGCCGACGGCACACGCCTGAGCGGCTGGTTTCTTCCCGCCACGGACCGCAAGAACCCGAAGGAGGCCAAGGGCACGGTGGTTCACTTCCACGGCAACGCGCAGAACATGAGCACGCACTGGCGCTTCGTGGCCTGGCTGCCGAAGCAGGACTACAACGTCTTCGTGTTCGACTACCGCGGCTATGGCGAATCCGAAGGCAAGCCGGAGCCCAAGGGCGTGTTCGAGGATTCCAACGCCGCGTTGAACCACGTGCGCTCGCGCGGCGATGTCGACCCCGAGCGGCTGTTCGTCTTCGGGCAGAGCCTGGGCGGCACCAACGCCATTGCGGTCGTGGGCTCGGGCAACCGTGCGGGCGTGAAGGCCGTGGCCATCGAGTCGACCTTCTATTCGTACTCGGCGATTGCCAACGACAAGCTGTCGGGCGCCGGCTTGCTGGTCGGCGACACCTATGCGGCGTCGAAGTTCGTCGCCGCCATCTCGCCCATTCCGCTGCTGCTGATCCACGGCACGGCAGACAAGGTGATTCCGCCCACGCATTCGCAGCGCCTGCTGGCCGATGCGCGCGAGCCCAAGCGTCTGATCGAAGTACCGGGCGCAGGCCACCTCGAGCCGATGACGGCGCAGAGGTTCGGCCACACCTACCGGCAGGCACTGACGGACTTCTTTGAAGCCTCGATGCGCCCTGCCCCGCAACAATGACGGCAATGAAGCACTTCGACGAAGCCACCACGCGCGCGCCACTGAATTTCGACCGGCTCGTGCCCGCGCTGCGCGAAGCCTTCGCGGCCGAGGCACAGGTGCCGCCGCGCCATGTGCACAGCATCGAGACGGGGGGCACCGACCCAAGCGGCAAGGGCACGGTGCTCATCATGCCGGCGTGGAGCGACGCGGGCTTTCTCGGCATCAAGACCATCAACATCTTTCCCGGCAACAGTGCGCGCGGCCTGCCCGGCCTGCATGCGACCTACGTGCTGTACGACGCGCGCACCGGCGTGCCGCTGGCGATGATGGACGGCAACGAGATCACCGCGCGCCGCACCGCCGCCGCTTCGGCGCTCGGCGCGTCGTTTCTTGCACGCAAGGATGCGCGCCGCCTGCTGGTGCTGGGCACCGGCCGCATCGCGCGCATGCTGCCGGCCGCGCATGCGAGCGTGCGCCCCATCGACGAGCTGTGGGTGTGGAACCACCGCATCGAAGGCGCCGAGGCACTGGCCGCGCAATGGCGCGCCGAAGGCTGGAATGCACAGGCCGCCGCCGACCTCGAAACCGCCGTGCGCGACCACGCCGACATCGTGAGTTGCGCCACGCTGGCCACCGCGCCATTGGTGCGCGGCGAATGGCTCGCACCGGGCTCGCACCTTGACCTGATCGGCAGCTTCACGCCCGCGATGCGCGAGGCCGATGTTCAGTGCTTTGCGGGGGCACGCACTTATGTCGACACGAACGAGGCGTTGCAAAAATCGGGCGACCTGCTCGATGCGATAGCAGCCGGCACGCTGCACGCGCAAGACGTTCAGGGCACGCTGGCCGAGCTGTGCCGCGGCGAGCGCGCGGGTCGCGCGAGCGATGAAGAACGCACCGTGTTCAAGGCGGTTGGAAGCGCGCTCGAAGACCTGACGGCCGCCACGCTGGTGTGGAAAAACGCGGCTCCAACCTGAGCATGGCCGGCGCCGCTCGCGCGCCTCTTGAGGGTTAGTCCCAATCGTTGTTTCACCTAGGCAACCCGATTTACAGGTCATGCACAGGGGAAACTCGACGCATGGCGCCCGCCACCGAAAAGCGGCCCTGGTTTGTTCATGGCACGGAACTTGAAAGCCACGAACCAGGAACCGACTTCCGGCGAGAGGCGCATACGTCATACGGCGGATAGCGCTGCTCCCCAGACTGCCAGTAACCTGCAAACGCGATGAATACCGAGGGCCAGCCGCATGCTCACCATCCTTCAAAAAGCCAGCATCCTCAGCA includes:
- a CDS encoding low molecular weight protein tyrosine phosphatase family protein, producing MRNVLFICSRNQWRSPTAEQLWRRHPLVSARSAGTSPNARHRVSFDDIEWADVILVMEEKHKSRLVAEFTRMLEGKPIHVLDIPDEYKYMDPELIEELERSVGSILEID
- the rtcR gene encoding RNA repair transcriptional activator RtcR gives rise to the protein MKPIVVIGFLGTQLDAGQGAGRWNKWRPTVSLAQHEDMVVSRMELLYTLRHKALAELVKADIVSVSPETTVNLVPVDLADPWDFGEVYTRLYDWARAYTFDTEREQYWTHITTGTHVAQICMFLLSESRVVPGVLAQTSPPKRQREGEAGKCTLIDLDLSRYDVIARRFDAEQRDAVAFLKSGIATRNARFNALIDEIERVAVRSRAPILLIGPTGAGKSFLARRMFELKQARHQMTGPFVEVNCATLRGDGAASTLFGHKKGSFTGAASDRPGLLRTAHQGALFLDEIGELGLDEQAMLLKAIEEKRFFPVGADKEVASDFQLIAGTNRDLRSDVAQGRFREDLFARINLWTYDLPGLAQRPEDIEPNIDHLLAIHAAENHRVVRFNAEARAAYLRFAQSGEAVWSGNFRDLSASVTRLATLADGGRIPVALVEAEIARLRWLWKHAGPVAAASDGDIDLDTLLGDERAAALDLFDRLQLEAVARVCRQSRSLSDAGRKLFQASREQRSVVNDADRLRKYLAKHGIEWSRIASA
- a CDS encoding exonuclease, with protein sequence MTETYISTDVESDGPIPGPHSMLSFGSAAYTADKQLISTFSANLHTLPGAEADPKTAAWWKTQPEAWAACRSDLQDPAHAMKSYVSWLKGLPGRPVFVAYPAGFDFMFVYWYLIRFAGESPFSHSALDMKSFAMAMLKIGYRDSTKRAMPRRWFDKLPHTHVALDDAIEQGALFCNMLAENRAAKDQQP
- a CDS encoding slipin family protein, whose translation is MLGFNQITIKKNERALLLRNDDFEQLLGPGKHRVFSGFDTIKLERFSLAEPVFEHELADYFLAHEPELVEREFVQVSLGETQAGLRHEDGVLVQILPPATRKLYWRGLREQRVEVIDVAADARLPAELLAKLQSVALRPRAVQGLDGVLLVQVPEFHAGVLTLQGQMQELLPPGNHGFWRFNRQVAVTCVDLRSQIAEVSGQEILTRDKVGLRLNLSAVWRFVDVRQAMAQMPKPAEHVYRELQFGLRAAVGEQTLDALLENKAAIDQTVLAQVRERLQGSGIALESVGVKDIILPGEMKTILAQVVEAEKSAQANVIRRREETAATRSLLNTAKVMEGSPIALRMKELETLERVAERIDKISVIGGLDQVLNGLVTLRPNAP
- a CDS encoding ornithine cyclodeaminase family protein, with amino-acid sequence MKHFDEATTRAPLNFDRLVPALREAFAAEAQVPPRHVHSIETGGTDPSGKGTVLIMPAWSDAGFLGIKTINIFPGNSARGLPGLHATYVLYDARTGVPLAMMDGNEITARRTAAASALGASFLARKDARRLLVLGTGRIARMLPAAHASVRPIDELWVWNHRIEGAEALAAQWRAEGWNAQAAADLETAVRDHADIVSCATLATAPLVRGEWLAPGSHLDLIGSFTPAMREADVQCFAGARTYVDTNEALQKSGDLLDAIAAGTLHAQDVQGTLAELCRGERAGRASDEERTVFKAVGSALEDLTAATLVWKNAAPT
- a CDS encoding 2'-5' RNA ligase family protein translates to MAISAFAVKVPAAESLVGELRRRYDATVALGVPAHITVLVPFMDPALITPDVLARAQRALDHTASFSFSLNKVGRFPETAYLAPEPAGPFVAMTLALADAFPGFPPYEGAFAGVIPHLSVAHGHALDADAAAIELQARLLASGPVHATCTEVTLIENSSGRWQDLHVFQLPQADT
- a CDS encoding alpha/beta hydrolase, encoding MTTGHTVHRWCRRALCTVPLLLAGCVQSMFYYPDSVRYETPDVLGLRYEPVQFTSADGTRLSGWFLPATDRKNPKEAKGTVVHFHGNAQNMSTHWRFVAWLPKQDYNVFVFDYRGYGESEGKPEPKGVFEDSNAALNHVRSRGDVDPERLFVFGQSLGGTNAIAVVGSGNRAGVKAVAIESTFYSYSAIANDKLSGAGLLVGDTYAASKFVAAISPIPLLLIHGTADKVIPPTHSQRLLADAREPKRLIEVPGAGHLEPMTAQRFGHTYRQALTDFFEASMRPAPQQ